From Desulfuromonas soudanensis, the proteins below share one genomic window:
- a CDS encoding isoprenyl transferase translates to MAIPRHLAIIMDGNGRWAENHHLPRVSGHRRGVETVQSIVRSCRELGIGYLTLYAFSSENWGRPEEEVGALMGLLGQFLKSEMETMLTRGIRLRVIGEIRRLPAPIGQVLEEAVARTAENDRMVLTLALSYGARNELVRAARALAARVASGELAADSIDDETFASVLDTAEIPDPDLLIRTSGEMRISNFLLWQLAYTELYFTETLWPDFDDEQLQLALKEYGRRQRRFGLTAAQIHGKDREDPH, encoded by the coding sequence ATGGCTATCCCCCGACACCTGGCCATCATCATGGATGGCAATGGTCGCTGGGCCGAAAATCACCACCTGCCAAGGGTTTCCGGGCATCGGCGCGGCGTGGAGACGGTTCAGTCCATCGTCCGCAGCTGCCGGGAACTCGGCATCGGCTATCTGACCCTCTACGCCTTCAGTTCCGAGAACTGGGGACGGCCGGAGGAGGAGGTGGGAGCCCTGATGGGACTCCTCGGGCAGTTCCTCAAGAGCGAGATGGAGACGATGCTGACCCGGGGGATCCGGCTGCGGGTCATCGGCGAAATCCGCAGGCTGCCGGCTCCGATCGGCCAGGTCCTCGAAGAGGCCGTCGCCCGCACTGCGGAAAACGACCGGATGGTCCTGACCCTGGCCCTTTCCTACGGCGCCCGCAACGAACTGGTACGGGCGGCCCGCGCCCTGGCGGCAAGGGTGGCGTCCGGGGAGCTTGCGGCAGATTCCATCGACGACGAGACCTTCGCCTCGGTCCTCGACACCGCCGAGATTCCCGACCCCGATCTGCTCATCCGCACCAGCGGCGAGATGCGCATCAGCAACTTTCTCCTCTGGCAGCTCGCCTACACCGAACTCTATTTCACCGAAACCCTGTGGCCGGACTTCGACGACGAACAGCTGCAGCTGGCGCTCAAGGAGTACGGTCGGCGCCAGCGTCGCTTCGGGCTGACGGCGGCGCAAATCCACGGGAAGGACAGGGAGGATCCCCATTAA
- a CDS encoding phosphatidate cytidylyltransferase, producing the protein MTGLVLLPLLLLFIYHAPPLWFNGLVLVVALLALHEFYAMSLPPARRAERLLGVLFGGVLTGLLSLDLPWALAGGLSFAVLFFAIFFLLRFRELSTVTRDLALLLCGLLYVPFLLGHLALLRGLPQGREWVFFVLLVVMASDTAAYFTGTSFGRRKLYPAISPNKSIEGAIGGLAGCILGALLGKVWFFSALTLVDVLVLGTVLGVLAQLGDLFESMLKRSFGVKDSGTLIPGHGGILDRLDSLLFVFAPAYYYALLRFAA; encoded by the coding sequence CTGACAGGACTCGTCCTGCTGCCGCTTCTCCTCCTCTTTATCTACCATGCGCCGCCTCTGTGGTTCAACGGGCTGGTCCTGGTGGTGGCGCTCCTGGCGCTCCATGAATTCTATGCCATGAGTCTTCCCCCGGCACGGAGGGCGGAGCGCCTCCTGGGCGTTCTTTTCGGAGGCGTCCTGACGGGCCTTCTCTCCCTCGACCTCCCCTGGGCTCTTGCCGGGGGGCTCTCCTTTGCCGTCCTCTTTTTTGCCATTTTCTTTCTCCTGCGCTTTCGGGAGCTCTCCACGGTCACCCGGGATCTGGCCCTTCTCCTCTGCGGCCTCCTCTACGTCCCCTTTCTCCTCGGGCATCTGGCCCTGTTGCGCGGACTCCCCCAGGGGCGCGAGTGGGTCTTTTTCGTCCTTCTGGTGGTGATGGCCAGCGACACCGCCGCCTATTTCACCGGAACCTCCTTCGGGCGGCGCAAGCTCTATCCGGCCATCAGCCCCAACAAAAGCATCGAGGGGGCCATCGGCGGACTGGCCGGCTGCATTCTCGGGGCTCTTCTCGGCAAGGTCTGGTTTTTCTCCGCCCTGACCCTGGTCGACGTTCTGGTCCTCGGGACGGTTCTCGGCGTCCTGGCCCAGCTCGGTGATCTTTTCGAATCGATGCTCAAACGCAGCTTCGGCGTCAAGGATTCGGGGACGCTGATCCCCGGCCACGGCGGGATTCTCGATCGCCTCGACAGCCTGTTGTTCGTCTTTGCCCCGGCCTACTACTACGCCCTGCTCCGTTTTGCTGCCTGA
- a CDS encoding 1-deoxy-D-xylulose-5-phosphate reductoisomerase, translating to MKNLCILGSTGSIGVSTLDVVAAHPDCYRVVALTGGGNLSRLEEQIRRFRPLVAAVVSDADASRLREALGPDRPEILSGIEGLIACATCAEAEMVVSAIVGAAGLMPTMAAIEAGKDVALANKEVLVTAGPLVMEAVRRRGVNLYPVDSEHSAVFQSLEGHRRSDVRRLILTASGGPFCHRSLSELKSVTPADALAHPNWSMGRKISIDSATMMNKGLEVIEARWLFDIPGERISVHIHPQSIVHSMVEYVDGSVIAQLGIPDMKTPIAYALSYPERLTLNLPPLDLCALGSLTFEQPDFARFPCLSLAYEALREGGSAPAVLNAANEVAVAAFLGGEIPFIHIPAVIRATLETHRNGPLQHIDEVLRADRWGRAAARRIIDSTP from the coding sequence TTGAAAAATCTCTGCATCCTTGGTTCGACCGGTTCCATCGGCGTCAGCACCCTCGACGTCGTCGCCGCCCATCCCGATTGCTACCGGGTGGTGGCCCTCACCGGCGGCGGCAACCTCTCCCGGCTCGAAGAACAGATCCGCCGTTTTCGGCCTCTGGTGGCGGCGGTGGTCTCCGATGCAGACGCGAGTCGCCTGCGGGAGGCCCTGGGGCCGGACCGTCCGGAAATTCTTTCGGGGATCGAGGGGCTGATCGCCTGCGCGACCTGTGCAGAGGCCGAAATGGTCGTCTCGGCGATCGTCGGCGCCGCCGGTCTGATGCCGACCATGGCCGCCATCGAGGCGGGGAAGGACGTGGCCCTGGCCAACAAGGAAGTGCTGGTGACCGCCGGGCCCCTGGTCATGGAGGCGGTGCGCCGCCGCGGGGTGAACCTTTACCCGGTGGACAGCGAGCATTCGGCGGTCTTCCAGTCCCTCGAGGGGCACAGGCGAAGCGATGTGCGCCGCCTGATCCTCACCGCCTCCGGGGGGCCGTTTTGCCATCGGTCCCTCTCCGAACTCAAGAGCGTCACTCCCGCCGATGCCCTGGCCCACCCCAACTGGAGCATGGGGCGCAAGATCTCCATCGACTCGGCGACCATGATGAACAAGGGGCTCGAGGTGATCGAAGCCCGCTGGCTCTTCGACATCCCCGGGGAGAGGATTTCCGTTCACATTCATCCCCAGAGTATCGTCCATTCGATGGTCGAATATGTCGACGGCTCGGTGATCGCCCAGCTCGGAATTCCGGACATGAAGACGCCGATCGCCTACGCCCTTTCCTATCCTGAGCGTCTGACCCTCAATCTCCCCCCCCTCGACCTGTGCGCCCTCGGTTCGCTGACCTTCGAGCAGCCGGACTTTGCCCGTTTCCCCTGTCTTTCCCTTGCCTACGAGGCCCTTCGGGAAGGGGGGAGCGCTCCGGCGGTCCTCAATGCCGCCAACGAGGTCGCCGTCGCGGCTTTCCTCGGCGGGGAGATCCCCTTCATCCACATCCCGGCCGTCATCCGAGCTACTCTGGAGACGCACCGCAACGGTCCCCTGCAGCATATCGATGAGGTGCTGCGGGCTGATCGGTGGGGGCGCGCCGCCGCCCGCCGGATCATCGATTCCACCCCCTGA
- the rseP gene encoding RIP metalloprotease RseP, which yields MLTLFAGIVMLGILVFIHELGHFAVAKLSGVKVLKFSLGFGPRLFSRTWGETEYMICAVPLGGYVQMLGEGGGENGEDAPLTEEEKARSFAEQSVLRRTGIVAAGPLMNLIFPFLILPVAFMVGVNLPAYLDSAPCVGYVVADSDGGRAGFQPGDCIVALNGEEVSTWTGTNKSMIGQAGSELDFTVDRQGRPLTLSMAPENNGLEGLQSLGLLPEQAATVGGVAPGMPAQAAGVEVGDRIIAIGGEPVSSWYDLKRIIQQGKGDPQDFTLERGGERLTLSIKPVQGDGDGSDYLIGIAPHQESNFKRFGPLAAIRAGADRTLELIDLTLVFIQKLFAGHVSSKNIGGPITVVQIAGQAAQTDISSILSVLAFLSIQLGILNLFPIPILDGGHLFFNLFEIVLRRPLSLRVREIAQQIGLVLIIMLMVLAFYNDIVRVFFGGQ from the coding sequence ATGCTCACACTCTTTGCCGGCATCGTCATGTTGGGCATTCTGGTTTTTATCCACGAACTCGGCCATTTTGCCGTAGCCAAGCTTTCCGGGGTCAAGGTTCTCAAATTCTCCCTCGGCTTCGGCCCCCGCCTCTTCTCCCGTACCTGGGGGGAGACCGAGTACATGATCTGCGCCGTCCCCCTGGGAGGGTATGTGCAGATGCTCGGCGAAGGGGGGGGTGAAAACGGCGAGGACGCGCCGCTGACCGAGGAGGAGAAGGCCCGTTCCTTTGCCGAGCAGTCGGTCCTGCGACGGACCGGGATTGTCGCCGCCGGCCCGCTGATGAACCTGATTTTCCCCTTCCTCATCCTCCCCGTTGCTTTTATGGTGGGAGTGAATCTCCCCGCCTATCTCGATTCCGCACCCTGCGTCGGTTACGTCGTCGCCGATTCCGACGGCGGCCGCGCCGGTTTTCAGCCCGGTGACTGCATTGTCGCCCTCAACGGCGAGGAGGTCTCCACCTGGACCGGCACCAACAAGTCGATGATCGGCCAGGCCGGCTCCGAGCTCGACTTTACCGTCGACCGTCAAGGCCGTCCCCTCACCCTTTCCATGGCCCCCGAGAACAACGGGCTGGAGGGGCTGCAGTCCCTCGGTCTCCTTCCGGAGCAGGCCGCCACGGTCGGCGGAGTCGCGCCGGGGATGCCGGCGCAGGCCGCAGGCGTCGAGGTCGGTGACCGGATCATCGCCATCGGCGGAGAGCCGGTTTCCTCCTGGTACGACCTGAAGCGCATCATCCAGCAGGGAAAGGGGGATCCCCAGGACTTCACCCTCGAGCGGGGCGGAGAGAGGCTGACCCTCTCCATCAAGCCGGTGCAGGGGGACGGCGACGGCTCCGACTACCTGATCGGCATCGCTCCGCACCAGGAGTCGAACTTCAAGCGCTTTGGGCCCCTGGCGGCGATCCGGGCCGGGGCGGACCGGACCCTCGAGCTCATCGATCTGACCCTGGTCTTCATCCAGAAACTCTTTGCCGGGCACGTCTCGAGCAAGAACATCGGCGGGCCGATCACGGTCGTGCAGATCGCCGGGCAGGCGGCTCAGACCGACATCTCCAGCATCCTCTCGGTCCTCGCCTTTCTCAGTATCCAGCTGGGGATACTCAATCTCTTCCCGATTCCGATTCTCGACGGCGGGCATCTTTTCTTCAATCTCTTCGAGATCGTCCTGCGCCGCCCCCTTTCCCTGCGGGTTCGGGAAATCGCCCAGCAGATCGGACTGGTGCTGATCATCATGCTCATGGTGCTGGCCTTTTACAACGATATCGTCCGGGTCTTTTTCGGGGGGCAGTGA
- the tsaB gene encoding tRNA (adenosine(37)-N6)-threonylcarbamoyltransferase complex dimerization subunit type 1 TsaB has protein sequence MSELLLTIDTTTPVGSVAVTGGETLLGEVLLNLRSTHTDRLLLTVRQLLTDLNLDISAIEGFGVVLGPGSFTGVRVGVATVKGLALATGKPVAGVSTLRTLALQAPFARSPVCALLDARKKEVYAGLFTWEGGRPLPLGGEAVLAPEALLDSLEGEVLFVGDGSLAYRTLIVRMLGARAHFLPWPLNLPRASCAAMLVLDELRQGRTVPLEALKPTYIRASEAEILWDRRRQDGLFEG, from the coding sequence ATGAGTGAACTCCTCCTCACCATCGATACCACGACCCCCGTCGGCAGCGTCGCCGTGACGGGAGGCGAGACCCTCCTCGGCGAGGTCCTGCTCAACCTCAGGTCGACCCATACGGACCGGCTCCTCCTGACCGTCCGGCAGCTTTTGACCGACCTTAATCTGGATATTTCGGCCATCGAAGGGTTCGGCGTCGTCCTCGGTCCCGGCTCCTTTACCGGGGTGCGCGTCGGCGTGGCCACCGTCAAAGGGCTGGCCCTGGCCACGGGAAAACCGGTGGCCGGCGTTTCCACCCTCCGCACCCTGGCGCTGCAGGCTCCCTTCGCCAGGAGTCCGGTCTGCGCCCTTCTCGACGCCCGCAAAAAGGAAGTCTATGCCGGCCTCTTCACCTGGGAAGGGGGACGGCCCCTTCCCCTCGGCGGCGAGGCGGTCCTGGCACCCGAGGCCCTCCTCGACTCCCTGGAGGGGGAGGTCCTCTTCGTCGGCGACGGTTCCCTGGCCTACCGGACCCTGATCGTGCGCATGCTCGGCGCCCGGGCCCACTTCCTCCCCTGGCCGTTGAATCTCCCCCGTGCCTCCTGCGCCGCGATGCTGGTTCTCGACGAACTGCGGCAGGGACGGACCGTCCCTCTGGAGGCGCTCAAGCCCACCTACATCCGGGCGTCCGAGGCGGAGATCCTCTGGGACCGGCGTCGGCAGGACGGCCTCTTTGAAGGTTGA
- a CDS encoding YdcH family protein: MEENDTNLIQQLFDGNPRFRMLFEEHALLEKDLRNLDQKSFLTVDEELERKKVQKLKLAGKDEMDRILRTLRT; this comes from the coding sequence ATGGAGGAGAACGACACGAATCTGATTCAGCAGCTGTTCGATGGCAACCCGCGTTTCCGGATGCTCTTTGAGGAACATGCGTTGCTGGAAAAAGACCTGCGAAATCTCGATCAAAAGTCCTTTCTGACCGTCGACGAGGAGCTGGAACGAAAGAAGGTCCAGAAACTTAAACTGGCCGGCAAGGATGAGATGGATCGCATCCTGCGCACCCTGCGAACTTAG
- the ilvD gene encoding dihydroxy-acid dehydratase, whose product MTSKRSDAITKGFERTPQRALLKGTGVPDSQMDRPFIGIATSFTDLIPGHTGMRDLERFIEKGVHSGGGYSFFFGIPGVCDGIAMGHRGMHYSLPTRELIADMIESVAEAHRLDGLVLLTNCDKITPGMLMAAARLDIPCIVVTAGPMMAGRGTEGRRFSFVTDTFEAMARYKAGVIDEKELMVCEDQACPTAGSCQGLFTANTMAILTETLGMSLVRCGTALAVSSLKRRIAFASGERIVKLVQDGITPRQILTRQAFENAIRVDLALGGSSNTVLHLLSIAREAGVELPLKEFDRLSRETPQLASMNPGGKHFMEDLDAAGGVPAVLYQLREKILDNPTLTGPTIKEIIASVAKVDEEVVRPVSDPVRAEGGIAILHGNLAPDGAVVKQSGVSEKMMVFEGRARCFDSEELAMAALMGGNIVAGDLVVIRYEGPKGGPGMREMLAPTAALMGLGLGDSVALITDGRFSGGTRGPCIGHISPEAAEGGPIALVAEGDLILLDIPNRRLELKVDEATLSARRSLWKKPEPKIKGGWLSRYAAMVTSANTGAVLKSE is encoded by the coding sequence ATGACCAGCAAACGCAGCGACGCCATCACCAAAGGTTTCGAACGGACTCCGCAACGGGCCCTCCTCAAGGGGACCGGGGTTCCCGACAGCCAGATGGACAGGCCGTTTATCGGCATCGCCACCTCCTTTACCGATCTCATCCCCGGACACACCGGGATGCGCGATCTGGAGCGGTTCATCGAAAAGGGTGTTCACAGCGGCGGGGGATATTCCTTCTTCTTCGGCATCCCCGGGGTCTGCGACGGCATCGCCATGGGACACCGGGGGATGCACTACTCCCTGCCGACCCGGGAGCTGATCGCCGATATGATCGAATCGGTCGCCGAAGCCCACCGCCTCGACGGTCTGGTGCTCCTCACCAACTGCGACAAGATCACCCCGGGGATGCTCATGGCCGCCGCCCGCCTCGACATCCCCTGCATCGTCGTCACCGCCGGGCCGATGATGGCGGGCCGGGGGACGGAGGGGCGGCGCTTCTCCTTCGTCACCGATACCTTCGAGGCGATGGCTCGCTACAAGGCCGGGGTCATCGACGAAAAAGAGCTCATGGTCTGCGAGGACCAGGCCTGTCCCACCGCCGGTTCCTGCCAGGGGCTCTTTACCGCCAACACCATGGCGATTCTCACCGAAACCCTGGGGATGAGTCTGGTGCGCTGCGGCACGGCCCTCGCCGTCTCGTCCCTGAAACGGCGCATCGCCTTTGCCTCCGGCGAGCGGATCGTCAAACTCGTCCAGGACGGCATCACCCCCCGGCAGATCCTCACCCGGCAGGCCTTCGAAAACGCCATCCGCGTCGATCTGGCTCTCGGCGGCTCCTCCAACACCGTCCTCCATCTCCTCTCCATCGCCCGGGAGGCCGGAGTCGAACTCCCCCTGAAGGAATTCGACCGGTTGAGCAGGGAGACGCCGCAGCTGGCTTCGATGAACCCCGGCGGCAAGCACTTCATGGAAGATCTCGATGCCGCCGGCGGCGTCCCCGCCGTTCTCTACCAGTTGCGGGAGAAGATTCTCGACAATCCGACCCTGACCGGGCCGACGATCAAGGAGATCATCGCCAGCGTCGCCAAGGTCGACGAGGAGGTTGTCCGTCCGGTCAGCGACCCGGTGCGGGCCGAGGGGGGGATCGCCATTCTTCACGGCAATCTCGCCCCCGACGGGGCGGTGGTCAAGCAGTCGGGGGTCTCGGAGAAGATGATGGTCTTCGAGGGGCGGGCCCGCTGCTTCGATTCGGAGGAACTGGCCATGGCGGCCCTTATGGGGGGAAACATCGTCGCCGGCGACCTGGTGGTCATCCGCTACGAGGGCCCCAAGGGAGGGCCGGGGATGCGGGAGATGCTTGCGCCGACCGCCGCCCTGATGGGGCTCGGCCTCGGGGACAGCGTCGCGCTGATTACCGACGGCCGGTTTTCGGGGGGGACTCGCGGCCCCTGCATCGGTCACATCTCCCCGGAAGCCGCCGAAGGGGGGCCGATTGCCCTGGTCGCCGAGGGCGATCTCATCCTCCTCGACATTCCCAACCGGCGCCTCGAACTCAAGGTCGACGAAGCGACGTTGAGTGCGCGCCGCAGCCTCTGGAAAAAGCCGGAACCGAAGATCAAGGGGGGGTGGCTCTCCCGCTACGCCGCCATGGTGACTTCGGCCAATACAGGTGCGGTCCTTAAGAGCGAATAG
- the ilvB gene encoding biosynthetic-type acetolactate synthase large subunit, with translation MKKTGSQILLECLHLEGVDTVFGYPGGTVINIYNDLVDSPIRHILNRHEQAAVHAADGYARATGKVGVAIATSGPGATNTITGIATAYMDSIPMVIITGQVPTPLIGNDAFQEADIIGITRPVTKHNYLVKDVKDLARILKQAFYIARTGRPGPVLVDLPKDVQMASTRFVYPDTVDLRGYKPSFSGNVRQVENGVKMILASKKPVIYVGGGATLSDASPELLAFAEAIQAPVTTTLMGMASFPKRHPLSLEMLGMHGTYYANMAVTESDLLIAVGARFDDRVTGKISTFAPHAKIIHIDIDPTSIKKNVRVDLPIVGELRDVLQTMVKKLVEHDDEVRELVERTAPWRAEIAGWKKKYPMSYKQTGAVIKPQFVIEKIRELTNDDAIITTEVGQHQMWTAQFFDFSQPRTFLTSGGLGTMGFGLPAALGAQVAFPDRQVIDISGDGSFQMNSQELATLVQYRLPVKIAILNNNFLGMVRQWQELFFDRRYSQTCMELPIDFVKLAEAYGATGLRATTPEEVEGVIRQALETPGPVIMEFKVAREENVMPMVPAGAGLNEMVLAS, from the coding sequence GTGAAAAAAACCGGATCACAGATTCTTTTGGAATGCCTGCATCTCGAAGGGGTTGACACCGTCTTCGGCTATCCCGGGGGAACGGTCATCAATATCTACAACGACCTCGTCGATTCGCCGATCAGGCACATCCTCAACCGGCACGAACAGGCCGCCGTTCACGCCGCCGACGGCTATGCCCGGGCGACGGGGAAGGTCGGGGTGGCGATCGCCACCAGCGGACCGGGGGCGACCAACACCATCACCGGCATCGCCACCGCCTACATGGATTCGATCCCCATGGTGATCATCACCGGCCAGGTCCCGACGCCGCTCATCGGCAACGACGCCTTTCAGGAAGCCGACATCATCGGCATCACCCGTCCGGTCACCAAGCACAACTACCTGGTCAAGGACGTCAAGGATCTGGCCCGGATCCTGAAGCAGGCCTTCTACATCGCCCGCACCGGCCGTCCCGGACCGGTACTGGTCGACCTCCCCAAGGACGTGCAGATGGCCAGCACCCGCTTCGTTTACCCCGACACCGTCGACCTGCGAGGGTACAAGCCGTCCTTTTCCGGCAACGTGCGCCAGGTCGAAAACGGGGTGAAGATGATTCTGGCGTCCAAAAAGCCGGTCATCTACGTCGGCGGCGGCGCGACCCTCTCCGATGCCTCGCCGGAACTTCTCGCCTTTGCCGAGGCCATCCAGGCCCCGGTGACCACCACCCTGATGGGGATGGCCTCTTTTCCCAAAAGGCACCCCCTTTCCCTGGAGATGCTGGGGATGCACGGCACCTATTACGCCAATATGGCGGTGACTGAATCGGACCTGCTCATCGCTGTCGGGGCTCGTTTCGACGACCGCGTCACGGGGAAGATCTCCACCTTTGCCCCCCATGCCAAGATCATCCACATCGACATCGACCCGACCTCCATCAAGAAGAACGTCCGGGTCGATCTGCCCATCGTCGGCGAGCTCCGCGACGTGCTGCAGACCATGGTGAAAAAGCTCGTGGAGCACGACGACGAAGTCAGGGAGCTGGTGGAACGCACCGCCCCCTGGCGCGCCGAGATTGCCGGCTGGAAGAAGAAATACCCCATGTCCTACAAGCAGACGGGGGCGGTGATCAAGCCGCAGTTCGTCATTGAAAAGATTCGCGAGCTCACGAACGACGATGCGATCATCACCACCGAGGTCGGTCAGCACCAGATGTGGACAGCCCAGTTCTTCGACTTTTCCCAGCCCCGCACCTTTCTCACCTCCGGCGGGCTCGGAACCATGGGGTTCGGTTTGCCGGCGGCCCTCGGCGCCCAGGTGGCCTTTCCCGATCGGCAGGTCATCGACATCTCCGGGGACGGCTCCTTTCAGATGAACTCCCAGGAGCTGGCGACCCTGGTTCAGTACCGGCTGCCGGTGAAGATCGCAATTCTCAACAACAACTTCCTCGGCATGGTCCGCCAGTGGCAGGAGCTCTTCTTCGACCGCCGCTACAGCCAGACCTGCATGGAACTCCCCATCGATTTCGTCAAGCTCGCCGAAGCCTACGGGGCGACGGGGCTGCGGGCGACGACCCCCGAAGAGGTCGAGGGGGTGATCCGCCAGGCCCTGGAGACCCCCGGTCCGGTGATTATGGAGTTCAAGGTGGCCCGCGAGGAGAACGTCATGCCGATGGTCCCCGCCGGCGCCGGCCTCAACGAGATGGTTCTGGCGTCCTGA
- the ilvN gene encoding acetolactate synthase small subunit, whose amino-acid sequence MNHTISVLVENEFGVLSRVAGLFSGRGFNIASLSVAPTLDPSVSRMTIVTSGDEQILEQINKQLNKLIDTIKVIDFTGQDYVERELVLIKVNAEEETRAEVLRIADIFRAKVVDVTPRSYTLEITGAPTKIDALIELLRPMGIKELVRSGPVVLGRGSKGWKGSE is encoded by the coding sequence ATGAATCATACGATTTCCGTGCTGGTGGAGAATGAATTCGGCGTGTTGTCCCGGGTGGCCGGGCTTTTTTCCGGACGCGGCTTCAATATTGCCAGTCTCTCCGTCGCTCCGACCCTCGATCCGAGCGTTTCCCGGATGACCATCGTCACCTCCGGGGACGAGCAGATTCTCGAGCAGATCAACAAACAGCTCAACAAGCTCATCGACACCATCAAGGTGATCGATTTTACCGGCCAGGATTATGTAGAGCGTGAACTGGTCCTGATCAAGGTCAACGCCGAAGAGGAGACCCGCGCCGAGGTGCTGCGGATCGCCGATATCTTCCGGGCCAAGGTGGTCGACGTCACCCCCCGCTCCTATACCCTCGAGATCACCGGGGCGCCGACCAAGATCGATGCCCTGATCGAGCTGCTGCGTCCCATGGGGATCAAGGAACTGGTCCGCTCCGGCCCCGTGGTCCTCGGCCGCGGCAGCAAAGGGTGGAAGGGATCGGAGTAA
- a CDS encoding phosphatidylserine decarboxylase family protein, translating to MRNQNQPIATEGYPFIALFAFITLVFALLGWGFVTLVFLFLSLFTVYFFRNPERYPSEEEGAVLAPADGKVIFVGTVMEERFFKAEVTKVSIFMSVFNVHVNRAPASGKVIEMFYNKGEFFNAALDKASLQNEQAGIFMEVAGGQHLLFVQIAGLIARRIVTYPVVGDQLEKGMRYGLIRFGSRVDVYFPEGAEVLAKVGDRTVAGESILGYLK from the coding sequence ATGCGCAACCAAAATCAGCCCATCGCCACCGAAGGCTACCCCTTTATTGCTCTCTTTGCCTTCATCACCCTGGTCTTCGCTCTTCTTGGGTGGGGATTTGTGACCCTGGTCTTTCTCTTTCTGAGTCTCTTTACCGTCTACTTCTTTCGTAACCCCGAGCGTTACCCTTCCGAGGAGGAAGGAGCGGTCCTGGCCCCCGCCGACGGCAAGGTCATCTTCGTCGGGACGGTCATGGAAGAGCGATTCTTCAAGGCCGAAGTCACCAAGGTCAGCATCTTCATGTCGGTGTTCAATGTCCACGTCAACCGCGCCCCGGCCAGCGGCAAGGTGATCGAGATGTTCTACAACAAAGGGGAGTTTTTCAATGCCGCTCTCGACAAGGCCAGTCTGCAGAACGAGCAGGCCGGTATTTTTATGGAAGTCGCCGGGGGACAGCACCTCCTTTTCGTGCAGATTGCCGGTCTGATCGCCCGGCGCATCGTCACCTACCCGGTCGTCGGCGACCAGCTGGAGAAGGGGATGCGTTACGGCCTGATCCGTTTCGGTTCCCGGGTCGACGTCTATTTTCCCGAAGGGGCGGAAGTCCTGGCCAAGGTCGGTGACCGGACGGTGGCCGGCGAATCGATACTCGGTTATCTCAAATGA
- the pssA gene encoding CDP-diacylglycerol--serine O-phosphatidyltransferase, which yields MTQEHPSCDRRTGLRKGVYILPNLFTTGSLFAGFYGIVSAMNGNYHVAAWFILISSVFDALDGKVARMTGTTSRFGVEYDSLADLVAFGVAPGILMYSWALKPFGKLGWMAAFLFVVCGALRLARFNVQVNTVESKRFVGLPIPAAASMVASCVLLFHHLGGPGTIKQVSVLVLIYLLAFLMVSNFRYYSFKDPELLKRQPFGFLVLAIVLVWVIVAQPEIMFFSIFLCYILSGPVGYLVRLMRRTRREKSDSA from the coding sequence ATGACCCAAGAGCATCCTTCCTGCGACCGGCGCACAGGTCTGCGCAAAGGGGTGTATATCCTCCCCAACCTCTTCACCACGGGGAGTCTCTTCGCCGGTTTCTACGGGATCGTCTCGGCCATGAACGGCAACTACCACGTTGCCGCCTGGTTCATCCTTATTTCGTCGGTCTTCGATGCCCTCGACGGCAAGGTCGCCCGCATGACCGGGACCACCAGCCGCTTCGGCGTCGAGTACGACTCCCTGGCCGATCTGGTCGCCTTCGGAGTGGCTCCCGGCATCCTCATGTATTCCTGGGCTCTCAAGCCCTTCGGCAAGCTCGGGTGGATGGCGGCTTTCCTCTTTGTCGTCTGCGGCGCCCTGCGCCTGGCCCGTTTCAACGTGCAGGTCAACACCGTCGAATCGAAGCGTTTCGTCGGTCTGCCGATCCCCGCCGCCGCGAGCATGGTAGCCTCCTGCGTCCTCCTCTTCCACCATCTCGGCGGACCGGGAACCATCAAACAGGTCTCGGTTCTGGTCCTCATCTACCTGCTGGCCTTTCTCATGGTCAGCAATTTTCGCTACTATTCCTTCAAGGATCCCGAACTCCTGAAGCGCCAGCCCTTCGGCTTCCTCGTTCTGGCGATCGTGCTGGTCTGGGTGATCGTGGCGCAGCCGGAGATCATGTTTTTTTCGATCTTCCTCTGCTACATCCTCTCCGGACCCGTGGGTTACCTGGTGCGGCTCATGCGCCGGACGCGCCGGGAAAAATCCGATTCCGCCTGA